TCAAGAAGGTCGCCGGGGGCAAAACGCTGACCTCGGCGGAACGGGCGCGGGTGGAGGCGCTGGCCGCTGGCTCTCAGGACTCGACCACCTACGCCAAGAACCTTGTTCAGCTAGCGGAGATCCTTGGGGTCACGCGTCGGACCCTGAGGCGACTTCGATTAACCTCGCGGATCCCTCTCCTATCAGGGAGGTTTTGACATGCGCGTAAAGACCGGTAGCAGCCAAAGCAATCTCTTCGAGATATTGAAACATGCGGACAGCACTTCGCAGCGTAAGAGCAGTCTGGATCGTCTGGAGGTGATTGACTGGGAGGCTTTTCGTTCGTTGCTTGAAGAACGCCTGGCCTACGGCGACCAAAGCAAGGGCGGGCGCATCCCGTGGTGCCCGGTGTTGATGCTGAAGGTGCTGGTGTTGCAGCGCTTCTTCGACCTTTCCGATCAGGAGACGGAGTTTCAGATTCTGGATCGCTTCAGCTTTCTGCGTTTTGTGGGGCTGGGCCCTGGCGATGGGGCTCCTGACCACGCCACGATCTGGGCTTTTAAGGAGCGCCTCGGAGCCGAGGGGATGGTTGCGGTGTTCGAGTTGTTCAACGAACAACTGCGCGCTCAGGGCTTGATTGCCAGTTGCGGCAAGATCATCGACGCCAGCTTCATCGAAGCGCCGAAGCAGCGCAACCGCCGCCACGAGAACGCGCAGATCAAACGCGGCGAGGTGCCCGAGCGCATCGCCCGCAAGGCGCGCCGGGCCTGCCAGAAGGACCTGGACGCGCGTTGGACCAAGAAAAACAACCAGAGTTATTACGGCTACAAAAACCACGTCAAAGTTGATGCGGCCAGCAAGTTTATCGAGACCTTCACCGTCACAAACGCCGCCGTTCATGACTCTCAGCCGGTCGGGGAGCTGCTGCGTGAAAGCGACCGAGAGGCCGTACTGTGGGCCGACAGCGCCTACGTCGGGCCGTTCATCGCGGCGCTGCTCAAAGGCTTCGCCATGCTCGCCAACATCTGCGAAAAAGCTACTGCTACGCGTCCGCTCAGCCGCGAACAAAAACGCGCCA
This genomic window from Ruficoccus amylovorans contains:
- a CDS encoding IS5 family transposase, with translation MRVKTGSSQSNLFEILKHADSTSQRKSSLDRLEVIDWEAFRSLLEERLAYGDQSKGGRIPWCPVLMLKVLVLQRFFDLSDQETEFQILDRFSFLRFVGLGPGDGAPDHATIWAFKERLGAEGMVAVFELFNEQLRAQGLIASCGKIIDASFIEAPKQRNRRHENAQIKRGEVPERIARKARRACQKDLDARWTKKNNQSYYGYKNHVKVDAASKFIETFTVTNAAVHDSQPVGELLRESDREAVLWADSAYVGPFIAALLKGFAMLANICEKATATRPLSREQKRANKEKSRIRSRVEHAFGRIAQFGGDRFRRIGQRRCRFETALTNLTYNLDRYAMFHARA